A genome region from Magnolia sinica isolate HGM2019 chromosome 8, MsV1, whole genome shotgun sequence includes the following:
- the LOC131252624 gene encoding probable LRR receptor-like serine/threonine-protein kinase At3g47570 produces MEFPRSNLNVLWSFILFHAILLSSINPCSPSVFTLKNETDRLALLAFKYGISEDPLGILSSWNDSLHFCEWKGVTCSRRHHQRVTILKLTDHSLVGHISPHIGNLSFLRRIDLSNNKFQGQIPQEIDRLFRLQHLNLSVNSLQGEIPSNLSHCSELITINIRQNQLVGELPADLGSLSKLIVLSVSKNDLRGSIPPSLGNLSSLTALDLTDNNFEGQTPNQLGQLAGIIFLGLGENQLSGTIPPSIYNLSSIQVFSVAVNRLHGSIPPNLGLLFRHLRWILADINQFTGTLPISLSNASSLEVVDFSSNSFSGHVPLNLGSLSRLHRFNIEKNQLGSREGDDLSFLTSLTNCTNLEVISTNFNNLSGELPASIANLSTQLKILYLGDNKIFGTIPQGIENLVSLYALDLGGNSMKGTLPDAIGKLNKLQALSLHRNKFSGQIPPSIGNITRLRYLYLDGNDFHGSIPSSFGNWGFMQEFFISENKLNGTILKQVGAAQINLSRNSFTGSLLLEVDNLENIREMDVSENKLSGEIPDTLGKCQSMELLYMHGNLFQGTIPESLRNLKGIIELDISRNNLSGQIPKYFEEFHFLQYLNLSFNNFEGEVPKGGIFRNASAISFVGNSKLCGGIPELQLPGCLKQASKKRGKPLATRVKVTVITVVSSSILLSCIIAALYWRRNSPKKASSPSSTENQWLQVSYADLLQATDGFSSANLIGVGSFGSVYKGLLECFETLVAVKVLNLLQQGAFKSFAAECEALRNIRHRNLVKILTVCSSIDFNGNDFKALVFEYMPNGSLEKWLHPNVDEQPQLRSLNLTQRLNIAIDVALALDYLHHHSKIPIVHRDLKPSNVLLDDDMVAHVGDFGLTRFLSEAAEGFSQNQTTTSGIKGSIGYIPPEYGMGGKASTHGDVYSYGILLLEMITGKRPTDDMFKDNQSLHHFAKSAFPEQVMEIIDPRLLLEDAEAIQDSENRNNLRNRMHDCLVSLVSVGVSCSAESPKERMKMRDVVMEMHAIRDLYLEVGIHRQRQNRPLLLGEGSSYLSNY; encoded by the exons ATGGAATTCCCACGTTCTAATCTCAATGTATTATGGTCATTTATCCTCTTCCATGCAATCCTTCTCTCCTCCATCAACCCCTGCTCACCCTCGGTATTTACattgaaaaatgagacagatcgacTCGCATTGCTCGCATTCAAATATGGTATTTCCGAAGATCCTCTTGGAATCTTGAGTTCATGGAACGATTCTCTCCATTTCTGCGAATGGAAGGGAGTCACCTGCAGTCGCCGCCATCACCAGAGGGTCACCATCTTAAAACTGACGGACCACagcttggtgggccacatatcaccTCACATTGGAAATCTCTCTTTCCTGAGAAGAATCGATCTCTCCAACAACAAATTCCAAGGCCAAATCCCTCAAGAAATAGACCGTCTATTCCGGTTGCAGCATCTCAATCTGTCCGTAAATTCACTGCAAGGAgaaattccatccaatctgagcCACTGTTCAGAACTCATAACCATTAACATCAGGCAGAATCAGCTGGTAGGAGAACTTCCTGCGGATCTTGGCTCTTTGTCAAAGCTCATTGTCCTTTCTGTCTCAAAAAATGATCTGAGAGGAAGCATCCCACCTTCGTTGGGGAACCTTTCCTCTCTCACCGCTCTTGATCTAACAGATAACAATTTTGAAGGGCAAACTCCAAACCAGCTTGGTCAATTGGCAGGCATTATTTTTCTTGGATTAGGTGAAAATCAGTTATCAGGTACGATTCCACCATCGATTTATAATCTCTCATCCATCCAAGTGTTTAGCGTGGCAGTTAACCGGCTACATGGAAGCATTCCCCCCAACCTAGGCCTTTTGTTTCGACACCTGCGTTGGATTCTTGCAGATATAAACCAATTCACGGGAACGCTGCCAATTTCATTGTCCAATGCTTCAAGTCTCGAAGTTGTTGATTTTAGCTCCAACAGTTTTAGTGGACATGTGCCTTTGAATCTAGGAAGTCTTTCTCGTCTCCACCGTTTTAATATCGAGAAAAATCAGCTTGGAAGCAGGGAAGGTGATGACCTGAGCTTCCTCACTTCACTGACCAACTGCACCAATTTAGAAGTCATATCTACTAATTTTAATAATCTCTCTGGTGAGTTGCCCGCCTCCATTGCTAATCTCTCGACACAGCTAAAGATTCTGTATTTAGGAGACAACAAGATATTTGGAACTATTCCCCAGGGAATCGAGAATCTTGTCAGCTTGTATGCTCTGGATCTGGGAGGGAATTCCATGAAGGGTACTCTTCCAGATGCTattgggaagcttaacaagttgcaAGCCTTGAGTCTCCATCGAAATAAATTTTCAGGGCAAATCCCACCTTCAATTGGCAACATCACTCGTTTGCGCTATCTTTACTTGGATGGAAATGATTTCCATGGAAGCATACCATCTAGTTTTGGAAATTGGGGATTTATGCAAGAATTTTTCATTTCTGAAAATAAACTCAATGGTACCATACTCAAACAAGTCGGCGCAGCTCAAATCAACCTGTCTCGTAATTCATTCACTGGGTCTCTCCTGCTGGAAgttgataacttagaaaatattcggGAAATGGACGTCTCAGAGAACAAACTATCAGGTGAAATTCCAGATACGTTGGGAAAGTGTCAAAGCATGGAGTTGCTTTATATGCATGGCAACTTGTTTCAAGGAACCATTCCAGAGTCTCTAAGGAATTTAAAAGGTATCATAGAGCTTGATATTTCGCGCAATAACTTGTCTGGGCAGATTCCCAAATATTTTGAAGAATTTCATTTCTTACAGTATTTGAATTTGTCATTCAATAATTTCGAGGGTGAAGTTCCCAAAGGAGGAATCTTTAGAAATGCCAGCGCAATTTCATTTGTTGGAAACAGCAAACTCTGCGGAGGTATACCAGAACTACAATTGCCAGGGTGTCTTAAGCAAGCTTCCAAGAAACGAGGAAAACCTCTTGCTACCAGAGTAAAAGTCACAGTTATTACTGTGGTTTCATCTTCAATTCTCTTGTCGTGTATCATTGCAGCTCTTTATTGGAGAAGAAATTCTCCAAAGAAAGCTTCTTCTCCATCTTCCACAGAGAATCAGTGGTTACAAGTTTCTTATGCAGATCTCCTTCAAGCAACAGATGGGTTTTCTTCAGCTAATTTAATTGGTGTGGGAAGTTTCGGTTCTGTATATAAAGGACTTCTAGAATGCTTTGAAACACTTGTTGCAGTGAAGGTACTCAACCTCCTACAGCAAGGAGCTTTTAAGAGTTTTGCAGCTGAATGCGAAGCATTAAGAAACATCCGGCATCGAAATCTTGTCAAGATCTTAACGGTTTGCTCGAGCATTGATTTtaatggcaatgatttcaaagctCTAGTGTTTGAGTACATGCCTAATGGTAGTCTGGAGAAGTGGTTGCATCCAAATGTAGATGAACAACCTCAACTGAGGAGTTTGAATCTCACCCAGAGGCTAAATATAGCCATTGATGTGGCTTTGGCATTAGATTATCTTCATCATCATTCCAAAATACCAATTGTTCATCGAGACCTAAAACCAAGCAATGTTCTTCTCGATGATGATATGGTTGCCCACGTGGGTGACTTTGGTTTAACAAGGTTCCTCTCTGAAGCTGCAGAAGGTTTCTCCCAAAATCAAACTACCACATCTGGGATTAAGGGATCGATTGGGTATATTCCTCCAG AGTATGGGATGGGCGGTAAGGCGTCCACACATGGAGATGTATACAGTTATGGGATCCTTCTACTCGAGATGATCACTGGAAAGCggccaactgatgacatgtttaaggACAATCAGAGCCTTCATCACTTTGCAAAGTCGGCTTTTCCTGAACAAGTAATGGAGATTATAGATCCAAGACTTCTCTTAGAAGATGCTGAAGCTATTCAAGACAGTGAAAATCGTAACAATTTGAGAAATAGAATGCATGATTGCTTGGTTTCATTGGTCAGCGTTGGTGTATCGTGTTCtgcagaatcgccaaaggaacgaatGAAGATGAGAGATGTTGTCATGGAAATGCATGCAATTAGAGACTTATATCTCGAGGTTGGGATTCACCGACAGAGACAAAATAGGCCCCTATTGTTAGGTGAGGGTTCATCTTACCTCAGTAACTACTAA